Below is a genomic region from Neisseria zoodegmatis.
AAAAAGTGAACGCGCTGGGCATCGGCGCACAAGGCTTGGGCGGCCTGACTACCGTTCTCGACGTAAAAATCTTGGATTACCCCACCCACGCCGCATCTAAACCCATAGCCATGATTCCAAACTGCGCCGCCACCCGCCACGTTGAGTTTGAATTGGACGGCTCCGGCCCCGTGAAACTCGACCCGCCTTCATTGGAAGACTGGCCGGACATCACATACAGCCCCGACAACGGCAAGCGCGTAGACGTAAACAAGCTCACCAAAGAAGAAGTTGCCACTTGGAAAATGGGCGATGTGCTGTTGCTCAACGGCAAAATCTACACCGGCCGCGATGCCGCCCACAAACGCATGGTCGATATGCTCAACAAAGGCGAAAAACTGCCGGTCGATTTCACCGACAAACTGATTTACTACGTCGGCCCGGTTGACCCCGTGCGCGACGAAGTAGTCGGCCCCGCCGGCCCCACCACCGCCACCCGCATGGATAAATTCACCCGCCAAATGCTGGAGCAAACCGGCTTACTCGGCATGATCGGCAAATCCGAACGCGGTGCCGCCGCCTGCGAAGCCATTGCCGACAACAAAGCGGTTTATCTGATGGCGGTAGGCGGTTCGGCCTACTTGGTGGCCAAAGCCATTAAAGAAGCCAAAGTGGTGGCCTTTGAAGACTTGGGTATGGAAGCGATTTACGAATTTGAAGTGAAAGACATGCCCGTAACTGTGGCGGTGGACAGCAGCGGCCAATCCGTGCACGCCATCGCGCCGAAGCAATGGCAGGCGAAAATCGGCATTATTCCGGTTGAAGCCTAATCGCAGCCCAACCTAAAAATACAGGCCGTCTGAAACTTTTCAGACGGCCTGTTTTCTTATTACACGAAGTCTTCAGAAACTTTCCAATTAAAACGGCATGAGACCTTTGCAAAACCCTCAGATGTGGATGCAGTTCAAGGCTTAGCAGCACAGCGAGTGCAGACATATCACACGATAGGCAAACGGGCGGGCAGCGCACAACGCAGAAATGCGCCGCAGACGGGGGGTTTGCAAAGGTCTCGGCATACCTAAAAACAGCCGCCCCCTACACAAGGAGTAACACAATGATTATGAAATGGTTTAAACAATTACTGTCCGACACCTCCACTCCCGCCCGTTCCGCACCCAAGCTGCCGGAAGACTGGGGTTCTTACCTCTATCAAACCGATGACAATCTGCCCGCCAGCAACCGCCTGAATTTAGCCTTGCAAGACCTTGCTCCTCTGGCCGGAATGGATCAACGCACTTGGATTACGCTCAAACCCCGCCAGCCCAACGAACACGGCTTAACCGCACCGGAAGAATACCCCGCCATCTGCAAAATCGAAGACGATATCACCGACGCCTTGGTAGCGCGGGGCGCAGTTATGGTCGGCTCCGTAACCGGCCACGGCCAATTCAGCCTGATTTTCTACTCTCCCGACACACAAGACTACGACAAAATTATCGACGGCGTGATGAAGTCATACGGCGGCTACGAATACAGCTACCACAGCGAGGCAGACCCCGAATGGGAAGCCTACTTGCGCTTTCTCTATCCCGACGCCTACGAATACCAATTCATCGTCAACAGAAAAATCTGAACGCAACTCGAGCAGCAAGGCAACCTCCACGAAGTCGAGCGCGCCGTTGACCATTGGCTCCACTTCCCCACCGCCGACGATGCAAAAGCGGCTGCTTCCGAGGCTGAAGGTCTCGGCTACACCATGCTTGCCCTCGAGCATGTTTCAGACGGCGGCGAATATCCCCACCAACTCAACATCAGCCGTTACAACAACACCCTGCCCAACGAAATTGACGAATATGTGCACGAGCTGATGGTGTTGGCTGAGAAAAACAACGGCTGCTACGACGGCTGGGGGCTGCGTGCTGGTCACTCAAAAACCGCATTGAGCCTCGCAGCATTCAGGCCGTCTGAAAACGGAATGTCCCAAGATAAACACGCTGCGGTTTTCTGTTGCGCCGATATCCCTTAGACTGCACTTATCAAGCCGTCGCGCACCGTTCGCCGTCCGTATCGTAAACGGGCAAAATTCCGTTTCAGACGGCCTGATGTGACGGAAACACTACACAGGAGAAAATCATGCCGATTACAAAAGGATTCAAAACGCTGGTTAACGAAGCCATGAGCCAAATCACCACGCACAGCGTTGAAGAAGCGCGCCGCCGTGCCGAATCGGGAAAAGCCACCTTAATCGACATCCGCGACATCCGCGAACTCGAACACAGCGGCAGAGTGCCCAATGCGTTTCATACGCCGCGCGGGATGCTGGAATTTTGGGTTGACCCCGAATCGCCCTACCACAAACCGATATTTGCCAACGAAGATACCGAGTTTATTTTATTCTGCGGTGCCGGCTGGCGCAGCGCCTTAGCCACCAAAACCCTGCAAGATATGGGCATGACCAACGTTTCCCACATCGACGGTGGTTTTGCGGCGTGGAAAGAACAAAACGCGCCTATCGAGAAAAACGCTTGATTATCAAGATGCTTGAAAAGCCGTGAGGCCGTCTGAAAACATTCAGACGGCCTCAATAGTGAATCGGCTACATTTTGCCGTGTCTCACATGTTTTTACGCTTAGCGCGGCGCCACCATATCTTCCGGTTTCACCAGCTCGTCAAACTCTTCTCCGCTGAGCAAGCCCAGCTCGATTGCCGTTTCACGCAAAGATTTGTCGTTTTTATAAGCCGTTTTCGCCACTTTCGCCGCATTTTCATAACCGATTTTGCGGTTCAGCGCCGTTACCAACATCAGAGAGTGGTGTAGGAAGTAGTCGATTTTTTCCGGCACAGGCTCGATGCCGACGGCGCAATGTTCGTTGAAACTGTTGCAGGCATCGCCGAGCAGTCGCACCGATTGCAGCAGGTTGTAACCGATCACGGGCATATACACGTTCAGTTCGAAATTGCCCGATGCGCCGGCCATGCCGATGGTTACGTCGTTGCCGAATACTTGGCAGCACACCATAGTCATGGCTTCGGCTTGGGTCGGGTTGACTTTACCCGGCATAATCGAAGAACCCGGCTCGTTTTCGGGGATTTTGATTTCACCCAAACCGCAGCGCGGGCCGGAAGCCAGCCAGCGGATATCGTTGGCGATTTTGTTCAGGCTGGCGGCAAGGGTTTTGAGTGCGCCCGAAGCGTACACGCACGCATCGCGGCCGGCGAGTGCTTCAAACTTGTTCGGCGCGGTAACAAACGGCAGGCCGGAAAGTTCGGCCAGCTTTTCCGCCGCTTTTACCGCATAATCGGGGTGGCTGTTCAACCCCGTGCCCACCGCCGTGCCGCCCAACGGCAGTTCGTACAAACCTTCCAAAGCATCGTTCAGACGGCCTAAACCGTGATCCAACTGGCTCACATAGCCCGAAAACTCCTGCCCCAAAGTTAACGGCGTGGCATCCTGCAAGTGGGTTCTGCCGATTTTCACAATCGGTGCAAACGCTTTGGCTTTTGCATCCAAGATATCGCGCAACGCTTTCACGGCCGGAATCAGCAGTCGGTTGATTTCAATCGCTGCGGCAACGTGAATCGCGGTCGGGAATGAATCGTTGGTGGATTGGGCGTGGTTCACATGATCGTTGGGGTGCACGGGCTGATATGCAGCCAATCCCGTGCCGGCGATTTCATTGGCGCGGTTGGCCAGCACTTCGTTCATGTTCATATTGGACTGCGTACCCGAACCGGTTTGCCACACCACCAAAGGAAACTGCCCTGCCAGCTTGCCTGCCAACACATCATCTGCCGCCTTCACAATCAAATCGGCTTGTTTCTGCTGAATGCGGCCGAGTGAGGCATTGGTGTAAGCCGCCGCCTTTTTCACGAGCGCCATCGCGTTGATTAAAGGCTCCGGCAAAGTTTCGCCGCCTATTTTGAAATTGTCGCGGCTGCGTTGGGTTTGCGCACCCCAATAGGCCTCGGCAGGCACTTCCACATTGCCCATCGTGTCGTGTTCGGTACGAGTAGTCATTACTTTTCTCCTTTGCTGATGTGCTTACTTCGGAAACAATAAGCGCATTATCGCACACAAAAAAATAAATGATAATCACAATCAATTTATTCAATGAATCAGATAAAAATCAGGCCGTCTGAAAAAAGTTTTCAGACGGCCTTTCAGCTTCAATCAGTTAATGATTCAGCAAACTCTGTGTTTCAATCAACCACGTCGCCAAGTCGTACCGCCCGCGCCGTCTTCCAAAATAATGTTTTCGGCGTTGAGCAAATCGCGGATGCGGTCGGATTCGGCCCAGTTTTTCTCGGCACGCGCTTGTTTGCGCTGTTCGATCAGGCTCTCGATTTCTTCGTTGGAGAGGCCGTCTGAAACGCTGCCGCCCTGCAAAAATTCCTGCGGATCACGTTGCAGCAAACCGATGATGCCGCCGAGTGCTTTCAGGCAGCCCGCGAGCTCGGAGCTGTTGGTTTTGTTGACTTCGTTGGCCAATTCAAACAACACGGCTATCGCTTCTACGGTGCCGAAGTCGTCGTTCATAGCGGCGAAGAAACGGCGGGTGTAGTCGTTGGCGTTTTCGCTGACGGCAAACTCGACAGGCGGCGTGTTTTTCAAAGCGGTGTACAGGCGGGTTAACGCGCCTTTGGCATCGTTCAAATGGGCATCGGAATAATTCAACGGGCTGCGGTAATGCGCGCGTAAAATAAAGAAACGCACCACTTCGGCATCGTATTTTTCCAACACTTCGCGGATGGTAAAGAAGTTGCCCAGCGATTTGGACATTTTTTCGTTATCGACGCGGATAAAACCATTGTGCAGCCAATATTTCACATGACTTTCAATCGCTTTGCCGCCCGAACGGTTGTGGCCGCAACTACCGCCGTGCGCGCCGCAGCTTTGGGCGATTTCGTTTTCATGGTGCGGAAACTGCAAATCCGCACCGCCGCCGTGAATATCAAAGGTGTCGCCGAACAACTCTTCGCTCATGGCCGAGCATTCGATATGCCAACCCGGCCGGCCTTGCCCCCACGGGCTTTCCCACGCCGGTTCGCCGGGCTTGGCGGCTTTCCACAAAACGAAGTCCAACGGGTCGCGTTTGAAACCGTCCACTTCCACGCGCTCGCCCGCGCGCAAATCGTCCAGCGACTTGCCGGAAAGCTGGCCGTATGCGGCAAATTCGCGCACGGCGTAGTAAACGTCGCCGTTATCGGCGGCATAAGCCTTGGCCTTGTCGATCAGGCGTTGGATCATGCCCAACATCTGTTGCACATGCTCGGTGGCTTTCGGTTCTACATCGGGGCGGATCACGCCCAAAGCCGCCGCATCTTCATTCATGGCTCGGATAAAACGTTCGGTCAGCTCGCCGATGGTTTCGCCGTTTTCAGCGGCGCGGGCAATAATTTTGTCGTCGATGTCGGTAATATTACGCACATAAGTCAACGGATAGCCCTGCGCGCGCAACCAACGGGCAATCATGTCGAACACCACCATCACACGGGCGTGCCCCAGGTGGCAGTAGTCGTAAACGGTCATACCGCAGACGTACATGCGCACGTTTTTCGGGTTGATAGGAATGAATTCTTCTTTTTGGCGGGTGAGGGTGTTGTAAACGGTTAGCATGATTGTTCTTTATATTGAGTTATGGAGAGACTAATTAAGTGCTTCTTGCACAAGAAGTGTGATTCTGCCCGATTTTCCCTATTAAGAAAATAGGCTTAAGGTTTAGATGCTATTTTTGAGGATAGCAATATTATGTTGCCAATTAGCAAGAGGGAGGATTAGGAAATAAAGTTGTGCGTAAGCGAAAAGAATCATTTCAGACGGCCTATATGCTATTCAGGCCGTCTGAAAACGGTATTGGCCATCGCAAAAACTCCCATTGATACCCTTCCCTAATAAATTGTATAGCTCGGGCCATCTTCATCCAAAATATTATTCAGCAGAACAAACTCTGGCCAGCAACGCGCTTATTACTATTGATTTTGTTTGAAGCTGAAGTAGATTACACCCTTATAAAGATGGATTAATATAATCAATTAAAAAAGCCGTCTGAAATTAATTTCAAACGGCTTTTTAACTAAACCCATACTCAACAAAGTATGGGTTAGATAATTCCAATTAAAGCAGAATCAGTTTATTAAATTATTCAGCTGATTATTAAATTATTCAGCTGAAACTTCAGCTTTTTCAACCAACTCTACCAAAGCTAACGGAGCATTATCACCTTTGCGGAAGCCATACTTCAAAATGCGCACATAACCACCGTTACGATTAGCAAAACGAGGACCCAGATCATCAAACAGCTTAACAACTACATCACGATCGCGAGTACGATTAAAAGCTAAACGGCGATTAGCCAATGAAGGTTTTTTTCCTAAAGTAATCAATGGCTCTACCACACGGCGTAATTCTTTAGCCTTAGGTAAAGTCGTTACAATAGTCTCATGGCTCAACAGAGAATTTGCCATGTTACGTAACATTGCAGCACGATGGCTGCTAGTACGATTTAATTTACGGTTGCCATTACGATGACGCATGTCATAATCCTTTAATATTCAAACTTACGGCTTTTCCAAACCCACCGGCGGCCAAGCTTCTAATTTAGAACCCAAAGTTAAACCCTTGGAAGCTAGTACTTCTTTAATTTCATTTAAAGACTTACGACCTAAATTAGGCGTTTTGAGAAGCTCGGTTTCAGTACGCTGAATCAAATCACCAATATAATAAATATCTTCAGCTTTCAGGCAGTTAGCTGAGCGTACAGTTAATTCCAAATCATCTACTGGGCGCAGCAATACAGGATCGATCGGAGGAGCTTTTTCTTCTACTTCTTCGACTGGTGTTCCTTGCAAATCTGCAAAAATAGACATTTGATCAATTAAAATACGTGCCGCACTGCGTACAGCCTCTTCGGGATCAATAGAACCATCGGTTTCAATATCCAAAACCAAACGATCTAAATCCGTACGCTGCTCTACGCGTGCGGGCTCAACTTCAAAGCTAACACGACTGATGGGCGAAAAGCTCGCATCCAATTGAATTGCACCAATCTGCTTACTCTCATCACG
It encodes:
- a CDS encoding fumarate hydratase; this encodes MTVIKQEDFIQSIADAFQFISYYHPVDYIQALYKAWQKEENPAAKDAMTQILVNSRMCAEGRRPICQDTGIATVFLKVGMNVQWDAQMSVQEMVNEGVRRAYTHPDNTLRASVLADPAGKRQNTKDNTPAVIHMEVVAGDKIEVTCAAKGGGSENKSKLAMLNPSDSIVDWVLKTIPTMGAGWCPPGILGIGIGGTPEKATLLAKESLMSHVDIHELQEKAASGAELSTTEALRLELYEKVNALGIGAQGLGGLTTVLDVKILDYPTHAASKPIAMIPNCAATRHVEFELDGSGPVKLDPPSLEDWPDITYSPDNGKRVDVNKLTKEEVATWKMGDVLLLNGKIYTGRDAAHKRMVDMLNKGEKLPVDFTDKLIYYVGPVDPVRDEVVGPAGPTTATRMDKFTRQMLEQTGLLGMIGKSERGAAACEAIADNKAVYLMAVGGSAYLVAKAIKEAKVVAFEDLGMEAIYEFEVKDMPVTVAVDSSGQSVHAIAPKQWQAKIGIIPVEA
- a CDS encoding DNA-directed RNA polymerase subunit alpha encodes the protein MQNSTSEFLKPRQIDVDTLSATRAKVSMQPFERGFGHTLGNALRRILLSSMNGFAPTEVVISGVLHEYSTVDGVQEDVVDILLNLKGVVFKLHGRNSVQLSLKKSGAGVVLANDINLPHDVEIINPEHVICHLSDNGQIEMEIKVEQGRGYQSVSGRRTVRDESKQIGAIQLDASFSPISRVSFEVEPARVEQRTDLDRLVLDIETDGSIDPEEAVRSAARILIDQMSIFADLQGTPVEEVEEKAPPIDPVLLRPVDDLELTVRSANCLKAEDIYYIGDLIQRTETELLKTPNLGRKSLNEIKEVLASKGLTLGSKLEAWPPVGLEKP
- a CDS encoding DUF695 domain-containing protein, with the translated sequence MIMKWFKQLLSDTSTPARSAPKLPEDWGSYLYQTDDNLPASNRLNLALQDLAPLAGMDQRTWITLKPRQPNEHGLTAPEEYPAICKIEDDITDALVARGAVMVGSVTGHGQFSLIFYSPDTQDYDKIIDGVMKSYGGYEYSYHSEADPEWEAYLRFLYPDAYEYQFIVNRKI
- the cysS gene encoding cysteine--tRNA ligase, with translation MLTVYNTLTRQKEEFIPINPKNVRMYVCGMTVYDYCHLGHARVMVVFDMIARWLRAQGYPLTYVRNITDIDDKIIARAAENGETIGELTERFIRAMNEDAAALGVIRPDVEPKATEHVQQMLGMIQRLIDKAKAYAADNGDVYYAVREFAAYGQLSGKSLDDLRAGERVEVDGFKRDPLDFVLWKAAKPGEPAWESPWGQGRPGWHIECSAMSEELFGDTFDIHGGGADLQFPHHENEIAQSCGAHGGSCGHNRSGGKAIESHVKYWLHNGFIRVDNEKMSKSLGNFFTIREVLEKYDAEVVRFFILRAHYRSPLNYSDAHLNDAKGALTRLYTALKNTPPVEFAVSENANDYTRRFFAAMNDDFGTVEAIAVLFELANEVNKTNSSELAGCLKALGGIIGLLQRDPQEFLQGGSVSDGLSNEEIESLIEQRKQARAEKNWAESDRIRDLLNAENIILEDGAGGTTWRRG
- the fumC gene encoding class II fumarate hydratase; translated protein: MTTRTEHDTMGNVEVPAEAYWGAQTQRSRDNFKIGGETLPEPLINAMALVKKAAAYTNASLGRIQQKQADLIVKAADDVLAGKLAGQFPLVVWQTGSGTQSNMNMNEVLANRANEIAGTGLAAYQPVHPNDHVNHAQSTNDSFPTAIHVAAAIEINRLLIPAVKALRDILDAKAKAFAPIVKIGRTHLQDATPLTLGQEFSGYVSQLDHGLGRLNDALEGLYELPLGGTAVGTGLNSHPDYAVKAAEKLAELSGLPFVTAPNKFEALAGRDACVYASGALKTLAASLNKIANDIRWLASGPRCGLGEIKIPENEPGSSIMPGKVNPTQAEAMTMVCCQVFGNDVTIGMAGASGNFELNVYMPVIGYNLLQSVRLLGDACNSFNEHCAVGIEPVPEKIDYFLHHSLMLVTALNRKIGYENAAKVAKTAYKNDKSLRETAIELGLLSGEEFDELVKPEDMVAPR
- the rplQ gene encoding 50S ribosomal protein L17, with the translated sequence MRHRNGNRKLNRTSSHRAAMLRNMANSLLSHETIVTTLPKAKELRRVVEPLITLGKKPSLANRRLAFNRTRDRDVVVKLFDDLGPRFANRNGGYVRILKYGFRKGDNAPLALVELVEKAEVSAE
- a CDS encoding rhodanese-like domain-containing protein; this translates as MPITKGFKTLVNEAMSQITTHSVEEARRRAESGKATLIDIRDIRELEHSGRVPNAFHTPRGMLEFWVDPESPYHKPIFANEDTEFILFCGAGWRSALATKTLQDMGMTNVSHIDGGFAAWKEQNAPIEKNA